Part of the Actinomycetota bacterium genome, CCCTGAACTCCGGAAAGCTCTATAAACTGTAGTAACCGTTCATGGCGTTTCGGCGTTACTGCCCGAGATGTTCGCGGCGACTTGCGGGTCGCACGCAATTGAGGCACCCGCAGCCCGTAAACTCCTCAGTGCGGCTTCCACCGTATTCTCCACCCCCGGCTGAACCGGGGTGCCGAGCTGCGCGCCCAGGAACTCCTCTACCGCACGGTTCACGGCCAGACCGGTCTCTTCGTTCCCGAAGCTGTGCCCCTCATTTCCTGCGAGCAGATAATCTACCGGCACGTTGCGCGCTCTAAGGGCGCAAACGATCTGATCCGATTGAGCCTGGGTAACGCGAGGATCGTTCGCGCCCTGGAAAATCAGTAGTGGCACTCTGATGTTGGCGGCTCGCGGCAATGGTGACCGGGCTGCCATTTCCAGTCGGTCGGCCTCGACTGACGGGTCGCCAACGAACCGATACCAGGATCGAGGAAGGAAGGGTCGCCACGAGGGAGGGAACGCTTCGACGAGCGTGATCAGGTCGACAGGGCCCGCGAAGTCCACGCCGCATTTGAAGCGTCCAGCGTCGCGCGTAAGTCCCACCAATGCCGCGTAACCGCCGTACGAGCCGCCCATGATGCAAACGCGCTCCGGGTCAGCAATGCCCTCGGCGATCGCCCAATCCAACGCATCGATAACGTCGTCCGACATCGCCGCGCCAAACTGACGAACGCCGCCCTCAAAGTGTTGGCGTCCGAAGCCCGTTGATCCTCGAAAGTTGACCTGAAGTACATTCAGGCCGCGGTTCGCCAAAAGCTGCACTTCTGGCTCGAAGCCTCCCATGTCGCGAGACCAGGGGCCTCCGTGCAGGGAGATCACAGTGGGGCCGGGACCGGAGCCGGGGTGAGGCTGTGTGACATAGACTGGAAGTTGGAGTCCGTCTCTCGCGGCAACTAAGTGGAAGGTGCTCGGCACGAATTCCGCATCGGAAAGCCAGGGACGCTGTTCCGCAAGCACCTTCGCCTCACCGTTTCGGTAAAGGATATATCGTCCGGGTCGGTCGCTCCGATCCGAAAAGTAGACTGCCGTGCTCAGATCCGGTGTGGCGCTGTCTAGATGAAGCGACGCATCTGCGCCCACCAAGCGTCGCACACCTTCGACCTGGGTACTGGTCGCACGGTCCGCGGCCCGAACGGTCGCATTTTCGGCGACGCATGTCGTCAAGGCGACCTGACCCTGGAGGTCGAGCACTGCAGCGTCTTCGTCGAACCGCCCGCATCCCTCTGCCGTGAGCTCCTCAGATCGGCCGGTCGCTAGGTCCATCCTAAGGAGGCGCTCCGATGAGCGGTCGCGGTTCGTCCGGATGATCACGTCGCGCCCGTCGGGAGATAGCGCGATCAGTTTCAGACGCTCATCCACCGGTGCCGTGTAAATGGTCCGCCAGAGTGACGACGGGTCCGATCTCGCCAGGATGTCTAGCTTGCCATCAAGCTGGGTGACGGCCCCCACCAAGACGCGACCTTCGGCATCTGCATGGAGCTCGGTGAAACCGATCTCGTTGCGCGCTGTCTCCGTGAGGCGGCCCGTCTCGATGTCCAGTGCGTAAGCGTCAGCTAATTCAGGATCACGGGAGTTTAACGTAATGATCGCCATGTTGGGCCGAGACGTCGGCAGGCGGATCAGCTCGGCTTGAGCGCCGTTGAATGGGGTGAGGTCGACCGGTTCAGCAGTGGGTTCCGTGGGGTCGATACGGAAAAGGTGATATCCTTCATCGCCGCCTGCGTCCTGAAATGTGAGCAGCCACCGTCCGTCGGCAGACCAGACGACGTTGTTGATTGATCGCTCGGCGTTTCGGTAGAGCCGCTGTGTCTGCCCGGTTTCCAAATCCCTGACGACCAGGACGCCTCGACCGGCTTCCATCTCAATGTAAGCGAGGCGAGCCCCGTCGGGACTCACTGCCACAGCGTTGACTGCCGGCGCGCGAGCGAGATCTTCCAGTTTGATGAGTGACGGGTCCGCGCCTGCAAGCGCGGTGCACGCTCCCGCGAGCGCCAATGCGAGTAATGCAGCTTTGAACATGAATCTCTCCCGTTGCCCTATTTGATACTGGAACCGGCGGACTTCAGCCCAATGTGTACTGGCTTCTCACGGCAAACATTTCGGCATCCCTTTCCGCTCGTCTGACCGCCTGCCGTAGTAAGGCGAAGTTCTGGGTCGATGGCGAGAAATTCACGAACTTGTTCGTGACCGTCCGATTGTTGTGAACGATAAAGGTGTTCGTAGTAGTCGGATTGATTGCATTCAGGATTGCGCCGGATGTCTCGTCGGCGACGCTTGTGACATAAGTCACCGCTAGGGCCGACAGGCCGAGTTCCTGTCCAAGTGATGAAAGCCTGGCTTCAATATCCCGTTCGCTCAAGCGCGCCGGATTTGTGTAGATCAAATATCCTTTGAACCGATCTCGGCCCAAATCATTGCTCAACTCGTCGAGCCAGCTCGCCCATGTCCGCACCCCCGCCCAGTCGGTGTCAGCGTTGACCCAGTAGAGAACCCCCGGTCGGTCGCCGTATACGGACATGGGACAAGTGGTCGTGCCCCTATCCGGCCCCCATACATGCTGAGGCTTGAAGGCTGGATTTTCACTCAGGATGGCGCGGCCTGAGTCGGGACTGGGCAAATCGAGCTCTACAGGGAGGGTGATGTTCCGCTCGCCTTCCCACCTGCCGGCAGCTGTCTGACGCAACGTCACGCCGCCGTAGTTGGGGTCCTGATAGATGCCCATGCCTCGCCACCAGTCGGCGGTGTTCCGCCAGAACCGGGGCGTTAGCAACGGGTCGCCCACGAACACGAAGTCGGCGATATTCGTCTCGTGCTTCTGCGACGGAGCCTTCACAACGGCATGGATGTGCGCCGGTTCGTCCCGCGTTGGATACGGCGCGGGGCGTATAGTCTCGATTTCGTATTCCCCCCGCGAGTTTGTCCTGAGCCAGCCGCGCTGCTTGCCGTGCCACCAAGCGTAGCTGTTGCGAGGCTCGTCTCCGCGTTTTGAGTAAGTGCCCGTCTCATCGGTATGATAGGCATACATTATTACGTCCCGGGCGGGGGTGCGGCCGTCGGATTCGAATACGATGCCGCGAAGGTGGACGCGCTCGACCGCAGTTCTTTCGGGAAAGATGATCAGCCGATGCGAAAGGTCGACCGGCGTTTCCCAGAACAGACACCCGCCGCATTCTGGCGGATCTGACGCCGGAGGCCCAGCCGGTGCCGAAACCGAGCCGGCGCGGATCGCAAACAGGCTCGCGGCCGCCGATGTGACGCCCCCTGTCATGACTAATCTGCGGTTCAACTGCATGGCACTACCTCTTTGCCTAGAGCATTCGTTTCCTGATCAACCCGTCTCGCACTACGAACTCATGCCAAAGCGCGGCCGTTACATGCAGCGCGAGGAGCAGGCTGAGCAGCAGCGCACTGTAGTGGTGGACCACCCAGGCGACGTACCGGGATCGAGTGTCGTCTGCGGATGTCTGGAAGACCCGGGGCAGCTCGATTAACCCAAAGAGGTCCATCGGCGCTTTCATCCAAACCCAGAGCACATAGCCGCTGATCGGCATGGTCAGGATGAGCACGTAGATGGTGACATGCGTTACAGATGCCCAGACATGCCGCCACCGAGGCTCCGACGTCGGAGGTGCCGGCGGCCGATGGCCGACCCGCCACAACAGCCTCAGAGTCATCAGACCGAGGATAATGAAGCCGATTTGAAAGTGGGCGTTCAGCATCGGCAGGCCGTCGGCAGGATGACGTTGCCATCCCGCGACCCAACCCAAATAGACCTGCGCCAGGACAAGTGGAGCCAGTATCCAGTGAAGTATGCGCGCGGGGAGCGAATACCTGCCGCCGCCGGGTTCAGAGGGAACGTCGCTTCGGCCGGTGACGGCTGGCCAAGCGGCGTTCCGAGAATCCTCCATGCGCGTCGCCTCCAATCGTCAGAGCGACTCATGGCGCGCTGGTGTATCTCGAATATGTCGGAGTTCGGCGGGCGTCAGTTTCTGACGATTTGCGGATACAATGACTCGCCATAACGAACCCGATGTCCGCTTCGACCAGCACCCTTCTCGTCATTGAAGACGACGTCAGCGTCGCCGAAGCGCTGAGCGAGTTTCTGTCCGAGCACGGCTACGTGGTCCATCTAGCCGGGAGCGCGGCGGCGGCTGACCGCCTGTTGGGCGAGAGGGTCTACGACCTCGTCATTCTCGACGTGATGCTTCCTGGAGAAGACGGCTGGTCCATTTGCCGCCGATTGGCGGCTGAAGGTCTCGCAGTTCTGATGGCCAGCGCTCTGACCAGCACCGACGACCGGATCGCCGGCCTGAACCTCGGGGCGTCCGACTATCTGCCGAAGCCTTTCGAACCCCGAGAGCTGCTGGCGCGCGTAAAGGCGATCCTGCGGAGAAACGGAGTCTCCCGCGAACCGTCGGCGAGAAGCCTTCGCTTCGGCGGGCTGCGCTATGATCCGGAGGACGCCATTCTGTCAGACGCCAACGGGAATCTGGTCACCCTCACCGCAGGAGAACTGCGACTTTTGCAGGCATTTCTCAATCGGCCTGGTCGGCTGATGGACCGCGATGCGCTGCTGGACCAGACTCACGGCGACAACGCCGGCCCTTTTGATCGCGCCGTCGATCTGGCGGTCAGCCGACTCAGACGCAAGCTGACGAACGCCGGTGCATGCGAGGCGATCGAGACCGTACGAGGTCTCGGTTATAGGTTCACCGCGCGGGTGTTGGTCGAGTGAGCCGGGTTTCGATCTTCGCTTGCGTGATAGGGCTCGCGCTTTCCGTCCTGGCGGCGGCCATGACGATCGCCTTCACCTTTCTTCTCGTCCTGCCGCCGCCGCAGCCCGGGCGGATGAATGTCGAGGAGATGGTCTGGGCCCTGCAAGCCAGGCCCTCCACCGTGGTAGAAGCGGGGGTTCGACGTTCGCCGCCGATAGGCCAACGCAGCCGCGTCGTCGAGGCGACGCTGGCAAATGATCTGGGTGTCGCTTCGACGGATGTCAGGGCGGTTTGGATTGGAGAGCCCACCGACACGGGAGCCGCCGAGCGTATCATTTCCGTCGATGGCCGCGAGGTGCTGATCACCGACAGCGGCGCGGCGGTGACGCTTCGTGGCGGGCCTGACGCGAGCGTGCGCCGGGAGACGATCATCCCTCTGTTCATCGGCGCGGTGAAGCTGGAGGACGGACGGTGGCGTTGGGGCGTTCCCCATGACGCGGAGCGAGAAGCCTGGTTCTGGCGGATACTAGCCGCCTTCCTCGTCGGAGGAGCGGTTCTCGCCGCGCCGGTTTGGTTCGTCGCACGCTGGGTGGCGGCACCGATCGAGCGGTTGGGCCGAAGCGCCATGACGGCCGGTCTCGCCAGCGAAGACCCTCTGCCGATCGCTGGACCGCGAGAGGTGCAGGCCACGGCCCAGGCAATGAACGGCATGCATAACCGGCTGGTCGCTCATGCGGCTGAACGGGTTAGAATGGTCGTTGCCGTTGCCCATGACCTGAGGACCCCGATCACGGCGCTTCGTCTGCGGGTAAACTCCGTCGACGAACCCTTGCGCGGGCGCATGACCAGAGACTTGTCGCGGATGTCCGAGATGATCTCGGAAGTATTGGAGTTCGCCGCCATCGGCAGCCGAACCCCCCAGTTCAGCCCGACGGAGATCGACGAGGTCGTTCGTGATCTCGTGGCTTCCCGGCGTGATGCGGGCGCGGACGTCACCACGACAACCCTCGACACTGCGGCGGTGATGACCGACGCTTATCTGCTCACGCGCGCGTTGGACAACCTCATAAACAACGCGCTTCAGCACGCCGGTGCGGCGGTCCTGAGTGTCAGACGAGAGGCCGGCCGGGTCGAGGTGCGCATCGAGGACGCGGGTCCGGGCATTCCGGACGATAGGCTCGACCAGGTCATGTCGCCGTTCGGGACGCTGAACGAGTCTCGCAACCGCGATCACGGGGGAATCGGTCTGGGGCTGTCGATTGTCCTGGACATTGCTCATGCCCTGGGTGCGCGTTTCGAACTCAAGAACATCCGACCCGGGTTGGCCGCGACGCTTTCGCTCCCTCTGAGAGATTGACGGAGCCGCAGCAAGTCCCATGCGGGTTCGGCGAAGTTGGGGTAATGTCGGGATTACTTCCCGGGTTA contains:
- a CDS encoding cytochrome b, which codes for MEDSRNAAWPAVTGRSDVPSEPGGGRYSLPARILHWILAPLVLAQVYLGWVAGWQRHPADGLPMLNAHFQIGFIILGLMTLRLLWRVGHRPPAPPTSEPRWRHVWASVTHVTIYVLILTMPISGYVLWVWMKAPMDLFGLIELPRVFQTSADDTRSRYVAWVVHHYSALLLSLLLALHVTAALWHEFVVRDGLIRKRML
- a CDS encoding S9 family peptidase encodes the protein MFKAALLALALAGACTALAGADPSLIKLEDLARAPAVNAVAVSPDGARLAYIEMEAGRGVLVVRDLETGQTQRLYRNAERSINNVVWSADGRWLLTFQDAGGDEGYHLFRIDPTEPTAEPVDLTPFNGAQAELIRLPTSRPNMAIITLNSRDPELADAYALDIETGRLTETARNEIGFTELHADAEGRVLVGAVTQLDGKLDILARSDPSSLWRTIYTAPVDERLKLIALSPDGRDVIIRTNRDRSSERLLRMDLATGRSEELTAEGCGRFDEDAAVLDLQGQVALTTCVAENATVRAADRATSTQVEGVRRLVGADASLHLDSATPDLSTAVYFSDRSDRPGRYILYRNGEAKVLAEQRPWLSDAEFVPSTFHLVAARDGLQLPVYVTQPHPGSGPGPTVISLHGGPWSRDMGGFEPEVQLLANRGLNVLQVNFRGSTGFGRQHFEGGVRQFGAAMSDDVIDALDWAIAEGIADPERVCIMGGSYGGYAALVGLTRDAGRFKCGVDFAGPVDLITLVEAFPPSWRPFLPRSWYRFVGDPSVEADRLEMAARSPLPRAANIRVPLLIFQGANDPRVTQAQSDQIVCALRARNVPVDYLLAGNEGHSFGNEETGLAVNRAVEEFLGAQLGTPVQPGVENTVEAALRSLRAAGASIACDPQVAANISGSNAETP
- a CDS encoding HAMP domain-containing sensor histidine kinase, translated to MSRVSIFACVIGLALSVLAAAMTIAFTFLLVLPPPQPGRMNVEEMVWALQARPSTVVEAGVRRSPPIGQRSRVVEATLANDLGVASTDVRAVWIGEPTDTGAAERIISVDGREVLITDSGAAVTLRGGPDASVRRETIIPLFIGAVKLEDGRWRWGVPHDAEREAWFWRILAAFLVGGAVLAAPVWFVARWVAAPIERLGRSAMTAGLASEDPLPIAGPREVQATAQAMNGMHNRLVAHAAERVRMVVAVAHDLRTPITALRLRVNSVDEPLRGRMTRDLSRMSEMISEVLEFAAIGSRTPQFSPTEIDEVVRDLVASRRDAGADVTTTTLDTAAVMTDAYLLTRALDNLINNALQHAGAAVLSVRREAGRVEVRIEDAGPGIPDDRLDQVMSPFGTLNESRNRDHGGIGLGLSIVLDIAHALGARFELKNIRPGLAATLSLPLRD
- a CDS encoding response regulator transcription factor; its protein translation is MSASTSTLLVIEDDVSVAEALSEFLSEHGYVVHLAGSAAAADRLLGERVYDLVILDVMLPGEDGWSICRRLAAEGLAVLMASALTSTDDRIAGLNLGASDYLPKPFEPRELLARVKAILRRNGVSREPSARSLRFGGLRYDPEDAILSDANGNLVTLTAGELRLLQAFLNRPGRLMDRDALLDQTHGDNAGPFDRAVDLAVSRLRRKLTNAGACEAIETVRGLGYRFTARVLVE